The following proteins come from a genomic window of Nycticebus coucang isolate mNycCou1 chromosome 11, mNycCou1.pri, whole genome shotgun sequence:
- the TOMM7 gene encoding mitochondrial import receptor subunit TOM7 homolog → MVKLSKEAKQRLQQLFKGGQFAIRWGFIPLVIYLGFKRGADPGMPEPTVLRANKLDLGVWLLSGWNVWACFGVKRLFGHLDLEAISGQEQHGRICALAAVRDGTSFRWSPFG, encoded by the exons ATGGTGAAGCTGAGCAAAGAGGCCAAACAGAGGTTGCAGCAGCTCTTCAAGGGCGGCCAGTTTGCCATCCGTTGGGGCTTTATTCCTCTCGTGATTTATCTGG gATTTAAGAGGGGTGCAGATCCTGGAATGCCTGAGCCAACTGTTTTGAG AGCCAACAAATTGGATTTGGGAGTTTGGCTCCTCAGTGGCTGGAATGTTTGGG CTTGCTTTGGGGTTAAAAGGCTATTTGGTCATCTGGATTTGGAAGCAATCAGTGGACAGGAACAGCATGGAAGAATTTGTGCTCTGGCTGCAGTAAGAGATGGGACATCCTTCAGATGGTCACCATTTGGATAG